A region from the Gavia stellata isolate bGavSte3 chromosome 12, bGavSte3.hap2, whole genome shotgun sequence genome encodes:
- the IP6K2 gene encoding inositol hexakisphosphate kinase 2 — translation MSPAFGAMEVEHYSKGVLLEPFVHQVGGHSCVLRFNDKTICKPLIQREHQFYETLPTEMRKFTPQYEGVVSVSFEEDEDGNLCLIAYPLNGDHDNLENLDNSDCEPKSKLLRWTNKKTMLLENEKISKEWVRQHRKEEKMKSHKLEEEFEWLKKSEVLYYTVEKKGNVSSQFKHHNPWSMKCHQQQLQRMKENAKHRNQYKFILLENLTSRYEVPCVLDLKMGTRQHGDDASEEKKANQIRKCQQSTSAVIGVRVCGMQVYQAGTGQLMFMNKYHGRKLSVQGFKEALYQFFHNGKYLRRELFESVLKKLTELKSVLEKQESYRFYSSSLLIIYDGKERQEVAVDSDPEDLEDLSEESSDESAGAYAYKPTTSTVDVRMIDFAHTTCKYYGEDSVVHEGQDTGYVFGLQNLIDIIKEIRDESSE, via the exons ATGAGCCCAGCATTTGGAGCTATGGAAGTGGAGCACTATTCCAAGGGAGTGCTGCTCGAGCCTTTTGTCCACCAGGTTGGAGGACACTCCTGTGTCCTCCGGTTTAATGACAAGACCATCTGCAAACCTCTTATTCAGCGGGAACACCAGTTCTACGAGACTCTCCCTACAGAAATGCGTAAATTCACTCCGCAATACGAGG gtGTTGTGTCAGTGAGCTTTGAAGAGGATGAAGATGGAAACTTATGTCTAATAGCATATCCATTAAATGGGGACCACGATAACTTAGAAAACTTAGATAATTCTGACTGTGAACCCAAAAGTAAGCTGTTGCGATGGACTAACAAAAAGACAATGTTGTTAGAAAATGAGAAGATATCTAAGGAGTGGGTCCGACAGcacaggaaagaggaaaaaatgaaaag tCATAAATTGGAGGAAGAATTTGAGTGGCTGAAGAAATCTGAAGTCTTGTATTATACTgtagagaaaaaaggaaatgtcagTTCACAGTTTAAACACCATAATCCTTGGAGCATGAAATGTCACCAGCAGCAGTTACAGCGGatgaaggaaaatgcaaaacaccgGAATCAATATA AATTCATTTTGCTGGAAAACCTAACATCTCGATATGAAGTACCATGTGTGTTGGACCTTAAGATGGGAACCCGACAGCATGGAGACGATGCGTCAGAAGAGAAGAAGGCTAATCAGATTCGCAAGTGTCAGCAGAGTACATCAGCTGTTATTGGAGTCAGAGTTTGTGGCATGCAG gTCTACCAGGCAGGCACGGGCCAGCTCATGTTCATGAATAAATACCACGGAAGAAAACTCTCAGTCCAAGGATTTAAAGAAGCACTTTACCAGTTCTTTCATAACGGCAAATACCTGCGCAGGGAACTCTTTgaatctgttcttaaaaaacTGACTGAACTCAAGTCTGTCCTAGAGAAACAGGAATCTTACCGCTTCTATTCGAGCTCCTTGCTGATCATTTATGATGGAAAGGAAAGGCAGGAAGTTGCTGTCGACTCAGACCCAGAGGACTTAGAGGACCTTTCAGAGGAATCTTCAGATGAGTCAGCAGGAGCATATGCCTACAAACCAACTACTAGTACTGTTGATGTCCGTATGATAGACTTTGCCCACACAACCTGCAAGTACTATGGAGAAGATAGCGTGGTGCATGAGGGCCAAGACACGGGTTATGTTTTTGGACTTCAGAATTTAATAGatattattaaagaaataagAGACGAAAGTAGTGAATAA